One Triticum dicoccoides isolate Atlit2015 ecotype Zavitan chromosome 4B, WEW_v2.0, whole genome shotgun sequence genomic window carries:
- the LOC119296062 gene encoding uncharacterized protein LOC119296062 isoform X1 produces MPARGARDLWPSLGTWTHAGQPPANEAACESMPRAPNTGLLPVVISLCVHQGRFCPFATAHFDRPRVTIHWFSALQHFPIGPKRCRYGKRMLIDSCLVFSGNLKYYLLLIIAKEGRHIKIPHDEDIQ; encoded by the exons ATGCCAGCGAGAGGCGCACGGGATCTGTGGCCGTCGCTAGGGACCTGGACGCACGCGGGGCAGCCGCCGGCAAACGAAGCCGCTTGTGAGAGTATGCCACGCGCGCCGAACACCGGTCTCCTCCCTGTTGTCATAAG TTTGTGTGTTCATCAAGGCCGATTCTGCCCTTTTGCCACTGCCCACTTCGATAGGCCGAGGGTCACCATACATTGGTTCTCCGCCTTGCAGCACTTCCCAATAG GGCCAAAACGTTGCAGATATGGGAAAAGGATGTTGATTGATTCATGCTTGGTGTTCTCTGGCAACCTAAAGTATTATTTGCTTCTGATAATAGCGAAGGAAG GTAGGCACATTAAGATACCTCATGATGAAGATATTCAGTAA
- the LOC119296062 gene encoding uncharacterized protein LOC119296062 isoform X2 translates to MPARGARDLWPSLGTWTHAGQPPANEAACESMPRAPNTGLLPVVISLCVHQGRFCPFATAHFDRPRVTIHWFSALQHFPIGPKRCRYGKRMLIDSCLVFSGNLKYYLLLIIAKEVVCR, encoded by the exons ATGCCAGCGAGAGGCGCACGGGATCTGTGGCCGTCGCTAGGGACCTGGACGCACGCGGGGCAGCCGCCGGCAAACGAAGCCGCTTGTGAGAGTATGCCACGCGCGCCGAACACCGGTCTCCTCCCTGTTGTCATAAG TTTGTGTGTTCATCAAGGCCGATTCTGCCCTTTTGCCACTGCCCACTTCGATAGGCCGAGGGTCACCATACATTGGTTCTCCGCCTTGCAGCACTTCCCAATAG GGCCAAAACGTTGCAGATATGGGAAAAGGATGTTGATTGATTCATGCTTGGTGTTCTCTGGCAACCTAAAGTATTATTTGCTTCTGATAATAGCGAAGGAAG TGGTTTGTAGGTAG